From the genome of Mucilaginibacter paludis DSM 18603:
TGCGACTACGCGTATTATTGCGACGAGGCATTGACGAGGATCCGCAATGAGCAAGCCAGCGGGCAAGCTTATGAACTCCTGATCACAGACCTTTCCTTTGGCCCAGGGAGCCATAGTCAAATATTAACCGGCGGTGCCGCGCTTATTGCAGCTGCCAGGCAAGTACAGCCCGACCTCAAAATCCTGGTTTTCTCGATAGAAAATAAGCCCATCGTTATTGAAAGGCTTTTTGACGAACTGAAGATCAACGGTTATGTGGGAAAAGGCCGCGAAGACGCTTTGGAACTCCGCCAGGCAGTGGAAAACATTGCCAAAGGTCGGCGGCACATTCCCGCAGGTTTGCGGCACGCGGTCAAACAAATC
Proteins encoded in this window:
- a CDS encoding response regulator transcription factor; this translates as MFEKVLIAEDHQTTSISVKQILAELRIQNCDYAYYCDEALTRIRNEQASGQAYELLITDLSFGPGSHSQILTGGAALIAAARQVQPDLKILVFSIENKPIVIERLFDELKINGYVGKGREDALELRQAVENIAKGRRHIPAGLRHAVKQINAHDFSEIDLTIVRLISEGKSQKQISAYFTENAIKPSSLSTIEKRLALMREAYGFSNNEQLIVYCRETGLA